One genomic region from Salvia hispanica cultivar TCC Black 2014 chromosome 2, UniMelb_Shisp_WGS_1.0, whole genome shotgun sequence encodes:
- the LOC125208448 gene encoding protein PTST homolog 3, chloroplastic isoform X2, translating into MATLCHHLPSFHSLSPPKITSSFHPTSSYSAPNRRHNSHYPAISYSVVKKSPRASRKTKSDEELCNDIKCFLSSVGLPQNHVPTMKELSLHGRQDLANIVRRRGYKYIRQLLEPSSTKNFIGSDTDTSHIGNPEILGENEKQNVLFVGVPSDLTIEEDTNSFIGEDEGLQINDQRSPAADSLSLQEKVARFIQLGELDASEDGKGSTSDEKGDEEGKTIESENSNEPEFALSMLNGISTASALKVEEPALETITSRNSYISTEEQTNTSGEDMDDEKAENQSYINHLRFLLYEKERELAQLKEQIEKEKLFSWLALSLLHSKAEEEISNTHELISEKETELHEAEEIFSGLTEVEIQYSGEAETVELAGSFNGWHQKIPMESQSTSSSVTYPTESRTSQDWRVVLWLYPGVYEIKFVVDGDWKIDPERETVSRNGVHNNILRVDSVDDPATL; encoded by the exons ATGGCCACCCTTTGTCATCACTTGCCCTCTTTTCACTCTCTTTCCCCTCCTAAAATAACATCCTCTTTCCATCCTACGTCATCCTACTCCGCCCCCAACCGCCGCCACAACTCTCATTACCCTGCAATTTCCTATTCCGTCGTTAAGAAATCCCCCAG AGCTAGTAGAAAGACAAAGAGCGATGAAGAGCTTTGCAATGATATCAAATGCTTCTTATCCAGCGTTGGACTTCCTCAAAATCATGTGCCTACGATGAAGGAGCTCTCGCTCCATGGAAG GCAAGATCTTGCAAACATAGTCAGGCGTAGaggatataaatatattcgACAGCTGTTAGAGCCTTCATCTACAAAAAACTTCATTGGATCAGATACAGACACATCTCATATTGGGAATCCTGAGATACTTG GTGAAAATGAAAAGCAGAATGTGTTGTTTGTGGGAGTACCGTCAGATCTGACTATAGAGGAAGACACTAATAGTTTCATAGGGGAAGATGAAGGACTCCAGATAAACGATCAAAGATCTCCTGCTGCGGATTCCTTATCCTTGCAGGAAAAGGTGGCCAGGTTTATTCAGCTCGGGGAACTGGATGCAAGTGAAG ATGGCAAAGGAAGTACCAGTGACGAAAAGGGTGACGaagaagggaaaacaattgaaTCTGAAAATTCTAATGAACCTGAATTTGCATTGAGTATGTTAAATGGAATTTCCACTGCATCAGCATTGAAGGTTGAAGAACCAGCATTAGAAACTATCACCTCCAG AAATAGTTATATTTCAACAGAAGAACAAACAAATACTAGTGGTGAGGATATGGATGATGAG AAAGCGGAGAATCAATCATATATCAACCATCTTAGGTTCTTGCTG tatgaaaaagaaaGGGAACTGGCCCAATTGAAGGAGCAgattgaaaaggaaaag TTGTTCTCATGG CTTGCTCTATCTCTTTTGCATAGTAaagcagaagaagaaataaGCAACACCCACGAACTTATTTCTGAGAAAGAGACTGAATTACATGAAGCAGAAGAAATATTTTCTGGACTAACAGAG gttgagatccAGTATTCAGGGGAAGCAGAGACTGTGGAGCTAGCAGGCAGCTTTAATGGCTGGCATCAAAAAATTCCAATGGAATCACAATCAACATCATCAAGTGTCACTTACCCTACTGAATCCAG GACATCTCAAGATTGGCGAGTGGTGTTGTGGCTGTATCCTGGAGTTTATGAG ATAAAGTTTGTTGTCGACGGTGATTGGAAAATTGATCCTGAAAGGGAGACAGTAAGCCGTAATGGTGTACATAACAACATTCTTCGGGTAGATAGTGTAGATGATCCTGCTACTCTGTGA
- the LOC125208448 gene encoding protein PTST homolog 3, chloroplastic isoform X4: MATLCHHLPSFHSLSPPKITSSFHPTSSYSAPNRRHNSHYPAISYSVVKKSPRASRKTKSDEELCNDIKCFLSSVGLPQNHVPTMKELSLHGRQDLANIVRRRGYKYIRQLLEPSSTKNFIGSDTDTSHIGNPEILGENEKQNVLFVGVPSDLTIEEDTNSFIGEDEGLQINDQRSPAADSLSLQEKVARFIQLGELDASEDGKGSTSDEKGDEEGKTIESENSNEPEFALSMLNGISTASALKVEEPALETITSRNSYISTEEQTNTSGEDMDDEKAENQSYINHLRFLLYEKERELAQLKEQIEKEKLALSLLHSKAEEEISNTHELISEKETELHEAEEIFSGLTEVEIQYSGEAETVELAGSFNGWHQKIPMESQSTSSSVTYPTESRTSQDWRVVLWLYPGVYEIKFVVDGDWKIDPERETVSRNGVHNNILRVDSVDDPATL, translated from the exons ATGGCCACCCTTTGTCATCACTTGCCCTCTTTTCACTCTCTTTCCCCTCCTAAAATAACATCCTCTTTCCATCCTACGTCATCCTACTCCGCCCCCAACCGCCGCCACAACTCTCATTACCCTGCAATTTCCTATTCCGTCGTTAAGAAATCCCCCAG AGCTAGTAGAAAGACAAAGAGCGATGAAGAGCTTTGCAATGATATCAAATGCTTCTTATCCAGCGTTGGACTTCCTCAAAATCATGTGCCTACGATGAAGGAGCTCTCGCTCCATGGAAG GCAAGATCTTGCAAACATAGTCAGGCGTAGaggatataaatatattcgACAGCTGTTAGAGCCTTCATCTACAAAAAACTTCATTGGATCAGATACAGACACATCTCATATTGGGAATCCTGAGATACTTG GTGAAAATGAAAAGCAGAATGTGTTGTTTGTGGGAGTACCGTCAGATCTGACTATAGAGGAAGACACTAATAGTTTCATAGGGGAAGATGAAGGACTCCAGATAAACGATCAAAGATCTCCTGCTGCGGATTCCTTATCCTTGCAGGAAAAGGTGGCCAGGTTTATTCAGCTCGGGGAACTGGATGCAAGTGAAG ATGGCAAAGGAAGTACCAGTGACGAAAAGGGTGACGaagaagggaaaacaattgaaTCTGAAAATTCTAATGAACCTGAATTTGCATTGAGTATGTTAAATGGAATTTCCACTGCATCAGCATTGAAGGTTGAAGAACCAGCATTAGAAACTATCACCTCCAG AAATAGTTATATTTCAACAGAAGAACAAACAAATACTAGTGGTGAGGATATGGATGATGAG AAAGCGGAGAATCAATCATATATCAACCATCTTAGGTTCTTGCTG tatgaaaaagaaaGGGAACTGGCCCAATTGAAGGAGCAgattgaaaaggaaaag CTTGCTCTATCTCTTTTGCATAGTAaagcagaagaagaaataaGCAACACCCACGAACTTATTTCTGAGAAAGAGACTGAATTACATGAAGCAGAAGAAATATTTTCTGGACTAACAGAG gttgagatccAGTATTCAGGGGAAGCAGAGACTGTGGAGCTAGCAGGCAGCTTTAATGGCTGGCATCAAAAAATTCCAATGGAATCACAATCAACATCATCAAGTGTCACTTACCCTACTGAATCCAG GACATCTCAAGATTGGCGAGTGGTGTTGTGGCTGTATCCTGGAGTTTATGAG ATAAAGTTTGTTGTCGACGGTGATTGGAAAATTGATCCTGAAAGGGAGACAGTAAGCCGTAATGGTGTACATAACAACATTCTTCGGGTAGATAGTGTAGATGATCCTGCTACTCTGTGA
- the LOC125204211 gene encoding heavy metal-associated isoprenylated plant protein 3-like: MGEKVAAPEKKAAEGGGRKEEAGPIEVLLKLDLHCEGCAKKVKRAVSHFEGVEKVKTDCEAKKLTVSGNVDPAALRERVEYKTKKKVELISPQPKKPAAADKKADEKKAEEKKGDEKKSKELAVSTVVVKVRLHCDGCAHKMKRVITKHIDGVHSVKTDLAKDLVTVTGTMNEKELTSYLKEKLNRGVEIVPPPKKDDASGDKKGKEAGGDKKEGGSDKKGAESKAGDESKDTKVEVNKMEYRGSNLQTHYAMPIYNQNYYNQDYGLPVNHYQDYPPSQGYGNTGYVVQYAQGPPPPPPTYMNDQMFSDENPNGCSMM, encoded by the exons ATGGGAGAG AAGGTAGCGGCTCCGGAGAAGAAGGCGGCGGAAGGCGGCGGAAGGAAGGAGGAAGCCGGGCCGATCGAGGTTCTGTTGAAGCTTGACTTGCATTGCGAAGGTTGCGCGAAAAAGGTCAAACGAGCCGTTAGCCATTTCGAAG GTGTTGAGAAAGTGAAGACTGACTGTGAGGCTAAGAAGTTGACCGTCTCCGGCAATGTTGACCCGGCGGCACTGCGCGAGAGGGTTGAGTACAAGACCAAAAAGAAGGTTGAGCTAATCTCTCCTCAGCCAAAAAAGCCCGCCGCTGCTGATAAGAAGGCCGACGAGAAGAAGGCAGAGGAGAAGAAAGGAGATGAAAAGAAATCTAAAGAG CTTGCGGTTAGTACAGTGGTGGTGAAAGTCAGGCTGCACTGCGACGGGTGCGCGCATAAGATGAAGCGAGTCATAACGAAGCACATTGATG gGGTGCACTCGGTAAAAACTGACCTAGCAAAGGACCTGGTCACGGTAACTGGGACGATGAACGAGAAGGAACTCACATCATACTTGAAAGAAAAACTCAATCGAGGTGTAGAAATCGTTCCTCCTCCAAAGAAAGACGACGCCAGTGGTGAcaagaaaggaaaagaagcCGGAGGAGACAAAAAGGAGGGCGGCAGCGACAAGAAGGGAGCAGAGTCGAAGGCAGGGGACGAAAGCAAAGACACTAAGGTAGAAGTGAACAAGATGGAGTATCGTGGTTCGAATTTACAAACGCACTACGCCATGCCTATctacaatcaaaattattacaaTCAAGATTATGGCCTCCCAGTTAACCACTATCAAGATTACCCACCTAGCCAGGGCTACGGTAACACGGGCTACGTCGTGCAATATGCTCAGggacctccacctccaccgccAACGTACATGAACGATCAAATGTTCAGCGACGAAAATCCGAATGGATGCTCCATGATGTGA
- the LOC125204906 gene encoding uncharacterized protein LOC125204906 produces MAVVIGFPCCFRAQSSPSISPCRPCSIPSSQPMFAAAKKRALSPSTFALNKTNLCETNVDEEINGAVLEDSSETLLYSFSPLPLLLLAALPGATTVTSLMSPFVELVKSWSLPDWLVHWGHPGNMAVVLFAMGGYGTYLGFRIRFSDDIEEKAKAKDLHPKLLGGMFFFFALGATGGITSLLTSDRPIFESPHAITGFIGLALLTFQTLLPTLFEGNPGLRNIHGILGSGIMTLFVVHAALGLQLGLSY; encoded by the exons ATGGCAGTTGTGATTGGCTTCCCTTGTTGCTTTAGGGCCCAATCATCTCCTTCAATTTCGCCCTGTCGGCCCTGCTCCATTCCTTCTTCTCAACCAATGTTCGCCGCAGCAAAGAAAAGGGCTCTCTCGCCCTCCACATTTGCTCTCAATAAGACCAACCTTTGTGAAACTAATGTGGATGAAGAGATAAACGGTGCCGTATTGGAAGACTCCTCTGAAACTCTCTTGTATTCTTTCTCTCCTTTGCCTTTGCTGCTTTTGGCTGCTCTTCCCGGAG CTACAACTGTGACATCTCTAATGAGCCCTTTTGTCGAGCTAGTAAAGTCATGGAGCCTCCCCGATTGGCTCGTGCATTGGGGCCATCCTGGAAACATG GCTGTTGTGCTGTTTGCTATGGGTGGTTACGGAACTTACTTGGGCTTCCGTATTCGTTTCTCGGATGATATT GAGGAAAAGGCCAAGGCCAAAGATTTGCACCCAAAGCTTCTTGGTGGAATGTTCTTCTTTTTTGCTCTTGGTGCTACTGGTGGCATCACATCTCTTCTCACTTCTGATAGGCCTATCTTCGAGAG TCCTCATGCTATAACGGGCTTCATCGGTCTTGCTCTTTTAACCTTTCAAACGCTGCTGCCAACGCTGTTTGAG GGGAATCCCGGGTTGCGAAACATTCATGGAATCTTGGGCAGCGGGATTATGACATTGTTCGTGGTTCATGCAGCCCTGGGGCTTCAACTAGGATTGAGTTACTAA
- the LOC125208448 gene encoding protein PTST homolog 3, chloroplastic isoform X1, with protein MATLCHHLPSFHSLSPPKITSSFHPTSSYSAPNRRHNSHYPAISYSVVKKSPRASRKTKSDEELCNDIKCFLSSVGLPQNHVPTMKELSLHGRQDLANIVRRRGYKYIRQLLEPSSTKNFIGSDTDTSHIGNPEILGENEKQNVLFVGVPSDLTIEEDTNSFIGEDEGLQINDQRSPAADSLSLQEKVARFIQLGELDASEDGKGSTSDEKGDEEGKTIESENSNEPEFALSMLNGISTASALKVEEPALETITSRNSYISTEEQTNTSGEDMDDEKQKAENQSYINHLRFLLYEKERELAQLKEQIEKEKLFSWLALSLLHSKAEEEISNTHELISEKETELHEAEEIFSGLTEVEIQYSGEAETVELAGSFNGWHQKIPMESQSTSSSVTYPTESRTSQDWRVVLWLYPGVYEIKFVVDGDWKIDPERETVSRNGVHNNILRVDSVDDPATL; from the exons ATGGCCACCCTTTGTCATCACTTGCCCTCTTTTCACTCTCTTTCCCCTCCTAAAATAACATCCTCTTTCCATCCTACGTCATCCTACTCCGCCCCCAACCGCCGCCACAACTCTCATTACCCTGCAATTTCCTATTCCGTCGTTAAGAAATCCCCCAG AGCTAGTAGAAAGACAAAGAGCGATGAAGAGCTTTGCAATGATATCAAATGCTTCTTATCCAGCGTTGGACTTCCTCAAAATCATGTGCCTACGATGAAGGAGCTCTCGCTCCATGGAAG GCAAGATCTTGCAAACATAGTCAGGCGTAGaggatataaatatattcgACAGCTGTTAGAGCCTTCATCTACAAAAAACTTCATTGGATCAGATACAGACACATCTCATATTGGGAATCCTGAGATACTTG GTGAAAATGAAAAGCAGAATGTGTTGTTTGTGGGAGTACCGTCAGATCTGACTATAGAGGAAGACACTAATAGTTTCATAGGGGAAGATGAAGGACTCCAGATAAACGATCAAAGATCTCCTGCTGCGGATTCCTTATCCTTGCAGGAAAAGGTGGCCAGGTTTATTCAGCTCGGGGAACTGGATGCAAGTGAAG ATGGCAAAGGAAGTACCAGTGACGAAAAGGGTGACGaagaagggaaaacaattgaaTCTGAAAATTCTAATGAACCTGAATTTGCATTGAGTATGTTAAATGGAATTTCCACTGCATCAGCATTGAAGGTTGAAGAACCAGCATTAGAAACTATCACCTCCAG AAATAGTTATATTTCAACAGAAGAACAAACAAATACTAGTGGTGAGGATATGGATGATGAG AAACAGAAAGCGGAGAATCAATCATATATCAACCATCTTAGGTTCTTGCTG tatgaaaaagaaaGGGAACTGGCCCAATTGAAGGAGCAgattgaaaaggaaaag TTGTTCTCATGG CTTGCTCTATCTCTTTTGCATAGTAaagcagaagaagaaataaGCAACACCCACGAACTTATTTCTGAGAAAGAGACTGAATTACATGAAGCAGAAGAAATATTTTCTGGACTAACAGAG gttgagatccAGTATTCAGGGGAAGCAGAGACTGTGGAGCTAGCAGGCAGCTTTAATGGCTGGCATCAAAAAATTCCAATGGAATCACAATCAACATCATCAAGTGTCACTTACCCTACTGAATCCAG GACATCTCAAGATTGGCGAGTGGTGTTGTGGCTGTATCCTGGAGTTTATGAG ATAAAGTTTGTTGTCGACGGTGATTGGAAAATTGATCCTGAAAGGGAGACAGTAAGCCGTAATGGTGTACATAACAACATTCTTCGGGTAGATAGTGTAGATGATCCTGCTACTCTGTGA
- the LOC125208448 gene encoding protein PTST homolog 3, chloroplastic isoform X3: MATLCHHLPSFHSLSPPKITSSFHPTSSYSAPNRRHNSHYPAISYSVVKKSPRASRKTKSDEELCNDIKCFLSSVGLPQNHVPTMKELSLHGRQDLANIVRRRGYKYIRQLLEPSSTKNFIGSDTDTSHIGNPEILGENEKQNVLFVGVPSDLTIEEDTNSFIGEDEGLQINDQRSPAADSLSLQEKVARFIQLGELDASEDGKGSTSDEKGDEEGKTIESENSNEPEFALSMLNGISTASALKVEEPALETITSRNSYISTEEQTNTSGEDMDDEKQKAENQSYINHLRFLLYEKERELAQLKEQIEKEKLALSLLHSKAEEEISNTHELISEKETELHEAEEIFSGLTEVEIQYSGEAETVELAGSFNGWHQKIPMESQSTSSSVTYPTESRTSQDWRVVLWLYPGVYEIKFVVDGDWKIDPERETVSRNGVHNNILRVDSVDDPATL; this comes from the exons ATGGCCACCCTTTGTCATCACTTGCCCTCTTTTCACTCTCTTTCCCCTCCTAAAATAACATCCTCTTTCCATCCTACGTCATCCTACTCCGCCCCCAACCGCCGCCACAACTCTCATTACCCTGCAATTTCCTATTCCGTCGTTAAGAAATCCCCCAG AGCTAGTAGAAAGACAAAGAGCGATGAAGAGCTTTGCAATGATATCAAATGCTTCTTATCCAGCGTTGGACTTCCTCAAAATCATGTGCCTACGATGAAGGAGCTCTCGCTCCATGGAAG GCAAGATCTTGCAAACATAGTCAGGCGTAGaggatataaatatattcgACAGCTGTTAGAGCCTTCATCTACAAAAAACTTCATTGGATCAGATACAGACACATCTCATATTGGGAATCCTGAGATACTTG GTGAAAATGAAAAGCAGAATGTGTTGTTTGTGGGAGTACCGTCAGATCTGACTATAGAGGAAGACACTAATAGTTTCATAGGGGAAGATGAAGGACTCCAGATAAACGATCAAAGATCTCCTGCTGCGGATTCCTTATCCTTGCAGGAAAAGGTGGCCAGGTTTATTCAGCTCGGGGAACTGGATGCAAGTGAAG ATGGCAAAGGAAGTACCAGTGACGAAAAGGGTGACGaagaagggaaaacaattgaaTCTGAAAATTCTAATGAACCTGAATTTGCATTGAGTATGTTAAATGGAATTTCCACTGCATCAGCATTGAAGGTTGAAGAACCAGCATTAGAAACTATCACCTCCAG AAATAGTTATATTTCAACAGAAGAACAAACAAATACTAGTGGTGAGGATATGGATGATGAG AAACAGAAAGCGGAGAATCAATCATATATCAACCATCTTAGGTTCTTGCTG tatgaaaaagaaaGGGAACTGGCCCAATTGAAGGAGCAgattgaaaaggaaaag CTTGCTCTATCTCTTTTGCATAGTAaagcagaagaagaaataaGCAACACCCACGAACTTATTTCTGAGAAAGAGACTGAATTACATGAAGCAGAAGAAATATTTTCTGGACTAACAGAG gttgagatccAGTATTCAGGGGAAGCAGAGACTGTGGAGCTAGCAGGCAGCTTTAATGGCTGGCATCAAAAAATTCCAATGGAATCACAATCAACATCATCAAGTGTCACTTACCCTACTGAATCCAG GACATCTCAAGATTGGCGAGTGGTGTTGTGGCTGTATCCTGGAGTTTATGAG ATAAAGTTTGTTGTCGACGGTGATTGGAAAATTGATCCTGAAAGGGAGACAGTAAGCCGTAATGGTGTACATAACAACATTCTTCGGGTAGATAGTGTAGATGATCCTGCTACTCTGTGA